The stretch of DNA CGACTGCTCTGTCCCTAGCATATGGAAGTGTTGTCACAAAATCCAAATCTTTCCACCACCTACAAAGTAAGTAGAGCAACATATCAGATTCTCAGAATTTACTAACAAATTATTTATATGTCAAgatataatttatatatgtttaatgTAAATTATCAACATACCTTGATACTTCACTGAGTTCTTGTTTGTGCAACATCTGAAGTAAGTTAAAATCCAATTTGGCAAATCGTAGCAACACATCATTCTTCGATTCATCCTCTTCGTAGATAGAGATGAAGTAGCGCGTTTCGACTCTTGGGATGCTCTTATGGAGAGATTGCTCCAGGGCATGCGTCACTTGCTTACTCAGAGGTGACTTCAAATGTGGAGCTGCGGATTCAAGATGAGCAGTGGAAAAGGCGAGTGCCTCTTCCAAGATATCCTCTCCATGAGTTCTTACATGTGAAGCTTCGTATAAGTTCAATAGACCCTTGAAGTTGTTGCTAAGAGATTCCTTGAATTTGCCGTTTGCATTGTGGAATCTGCTGAACATTTCTGTTTCaagttgaaaacaaaacttAGTCCTTCGTACATGTAATTAGGGGAAAACAATGTTAAAAAGAAGTACAGCTTGATAGATATATTACTTGGAGAGATGTTGTAGCCATGTTGCCTTAGCAGTCGAAATTGAAGAGACAATATGTATAAATCATTGTATTCATGAGCCTCAAAATTAGGATCAGCATTGTAAATCTGGTCCAACATGTCGTCTATTTGTTTCTCAAAGTGATAGGCAATTCCAAGGCGTTCAACAATGTCAATCAGATTCAACTTTTCAGCCAATGATTTTCCTCCAGAAGCCGACATCAACATGCTCCTTGCTTTTTCCTTCAATGTTTCAATCACTTGAGCATACTTTTCAGCAACCtgcaaatatatatttgaaaagaaaatgcaTGTTCAAAGTCAGAAATGAATTTCGTTATGGTCCAACAAgataagaaaataagaagagatGTACAAATAAATACCTGATTATCAAGGGAGAAAGAATCGAAACGATCACCCCaaagacttggagagaagtCAGCAACGGGGCGAACAATCTCCTCCTCTTCATTGTTACTCATAAATGCAGTAGTTGGGGCCATTTTTACTCTTAGCTTGCGGAAAAGCAGAGAaaatttcctttcctttcttttgtttttatgtttttttctctttgtgCTAGAGAATTGAGCAAGTGATGATGGAAATGGAAGTGAAGGAAAtgagtatttatactaatgaaTATTAGTGAGAGCTTTTTCCACAGCCATCTTTCACGATTGGAATTCTTGTTGCTGTAGTTAGTCAGGTTGGCGGTTGCCACACTTGACTATATACTATATTGTCACTGGTCTATAGATACAATACTCCTTTATAATATGGAAAcgtgcttttttctttttggatttaACTAATATATACTTGCAGCCCACAACTTTATCACTATCAATGTAACTAATTCTTGTAAACCGCATGGCTTTTTTCCTACTCTAAATTAAATCTACTTGTGAACCCGGGGGTCTTTCAGGTTTTCCAAATTCCTGTTACTGAATGCTGTCAtccttgattattttatttttttccatcatccttacttgactatacattagtagtaatatatatatggtcatTGCTCTGTTACTAAGATA from Lycium ferocissimum isolate CSIRO_LF1 unplaced genomic scaffold, AGI_CSIRO_Lferr_CH_V1 ctg21046, whole genome shotgun sequence encodes:
- the LOC132043102 gene encoding vetispiradiene synthase 1-like; the protein is MAPTTAFMSNNEEEEIVRPVADFSPSLWGDRFDSFSLDNQVAEKYAQVIETLKEKARSMLMSASGGKSLAEKLNLIDIVERLGIAYHFEKQIDDMLDQIYNADPNFEAHEYNDLYILSLQFRLLRQHGYNISPKMFSRFHNANGKFKESLSNNFKGLLNLYEASHVRTHGEDILEEALAFSTAHLESAAPHLKSPLSKQVTHALEQSLHKSIPRVETRYFISIYEEDESKNDVLLRFAKLDFNLLQMLHKQELSEVSRWWKDLDFVTTLPYARDRAVECYFWTMGVYAEPQYSQARVMLAKTIAMISIVDDTFDAYGIVKELEVYTDAIQRWDISQIDRLPDYMKISYKALLDLYNDYETELSKDGRSDVVHYAKERV